The following are from one region of the Populus trichocarpa isolate Nisqually-1 chromosome 8, P.trichocarpa_v4.1, whole genome shotgun sequence genome:
- the LOC18101828 gene encoding cullin-1 isoform X4 translates to MVVIQEAVDRAIGIAEGTDNVQGFSSEDYMRYYTTIYELSTPNPLGEYSRELYDYYKKIFEEYITSKVLPALNGKRDQDLLQEIVRRWSILKTMTLWLFRFFNYLDRYFIARRKLPSLQQTSYNTFYNLVYAETFGPVKDAVIAMINREREGEQIDQALVKSILAINAENGVGSLKQHKQNLEEAILKDTAAFYSQKASYWMQKKSYNEYMLAVSQCLTHEKDTVSPYLQAENQKKLLEVVEQELLNAHANELERKKQVDEFPLADRKQTCSEAVLPSAQ, encoded by the exons ATGGTAGTGATACAGGAGGCGGTTGATAGAGCCATTGGGATTGCAGAAGGGACTGACAATGTCCAAGGGTTCTCATCCGAAGACTACATGCGATACTACAC AACTATTTATGAACTCAGTACCCCCAACCCTCTCGGTGAATATTCTCGGGAGTTGTATGACTATTATAAGAAGATATTTGAAGAGTACATAACCTCTAAG GTTTTGCCAGCTTTAAATGGAAAGAGAGACCAAGATTTGTTGCAAGAAATAGTGAGGAGATGGTCTATTCTCAAAACCATGACTTTATggctttttagatttttcaactATCTTGACAGATACTTTATTGCAAGGAGAAAACTTCCTTCACTTCAACAAACTAGCTACAACACTTTTTACAACCTG GTGTATGCTGAGACATTTGGCCCGGTAAAAGATGCTGTGATAGCCATG ATCAACCGGGAACGTGAGGGTGAGCAGATCGATCAGGCCTTGGTGAAAAGTATTTTGGCGATCAATGCAGAGAATGGAGTAGGTTCATTAAAACAGCATAAGCAAAACCTTGAAGAAGCAATCCTCAAGGACACTGCTGCATTTTACTCTCAAAAGGCTTCATATTGGATGCAAAAGAAATCTTATAATGAATATATGCTTGCG GTTAGCCAATGCTTGACACATGAGAAGGACACAGTTTCTCCTTACCTGCAGGCCGAAAACCAAAAGAAGTTACTGGAG GTTGTAGAACAAGAATTGCTCAATGCACATGCTAATGAactggaaagaaagaaacaagttgATGAATTTCCCTTGGCAGATCGTAAGCAA ACTTGCAGTGAAGCTGTTCTGCCATCTGCCCAGTAG
- the LOC18101828 gene encoding cullin-1 isoform X3: MSMTTADVKSSERFEEGMVVIQEAVDRAIGIAEGTDNVQGFSSEDYMRYYTTIYELSTPNPLGEYSRELYDYYKKIFEEYITSKVLPALNGKRDQDLLQEIVRRWSILKTMTLWLFRFFNYLDRYFIARRKLPSLQQTSYNTFYNLVYAETFGPVKDAVIAMINREREGEQIDQALVKSILAINAENGVGSLKQHKQNLEEAILKDTAAFYSQKASYWMQKKSYNEYMLAVSQCLTHEKDTVSPYLQAENQKKLLEVVEQELLNAHANELERKKQVDEFPLADHLQ, from the exons ATGTCCATGACCACTGCAGATGTCAAAAGCTCTGAAAGGTTTGAAGAAGGAATGGTAGTGATACAGGAGGCGGTTGATAGAGCCATTGGGATTGCAGAAGGGACTGACAATGTCCAAGGGTTCTCATCCGAAGACTACATGCGATACTACAC AACTATTTATGAACTCAGTACCCCCAACCCTCTCGGTGAATATTCTCGGGAGTTGTATGACTATTATAAGAAGATATTTGAAGAGTACATAACCTCTAAG GTTTTGCCAGCTTTAAATGGAAAGAGAGACCAAGATTTGTTGCAAGAAATAGTGAGGAGATGGTCTATTCTCAAAACCATGACTTTATggctttttagatttttcaactATCTTGACAGATACTTTATTGCAAGGAGAAAACTTCCTTCACTTCAACAAACTAGCTACAACACTTTTTACAACCTG GTGTATGCTGAGACATTTGGCCCGGTAAAAGATGCTGTGATAGCCATG ATCAACCGGGAACGTGAGGGTGAGCAGATCGATCAGGCCTTGGTGAAAAGTATTTTGGCGATCAATGCAGAGAATGGAGTAGGTTCATTAAAACAGCATAAGCAAAACCTTGAAGAAGCAATCCTCAAGGACACTGCTGCATTTTACTCTCAAAAGGCTTCATATTGGATGCAAAAGAAATCTTATAATGAATATATGCTTGCG GTTAGCCAATGCTTGACACATGAGAAGGACACAGTTTCTCCTTACCTGCAGGCCGAAAACCAAAAGAAGTTACTGGAG GTTGTAGAACAAGAATTGCTCAATGCACATGCTAATGAactggaaagaaagaaacaagttgATGAATTTCCCTTGGCAGATC ACTTGCAGTGA
- the LOC18101828 gene encoding cullin-1 isoform X2: MSMTTADVKSSERFEEGMVVIQEAVDRAIGIAEGTDNVQGFSSEDYMRYYTTIYELSTPNPLGEYSRELYDYYKKIFEEYITSKVLPALNGKRDQDLLQEIVRRWSILKTMTLWLFRFFNYLDRYFIARRKLPSLQQTSYNTFYNLVYAETFGPVKDAVIAMINREREGEQIDQALVKSILAINAENGVGSLKQHKQNLEEAILKDTAAFYSQKASYWMQKKSYNEYMLAVSQCLTHEKDTVSPYLQAENQKKLLEVVEQELLNAHANELERKKQVDEFPLADRKQVNLQ; this comes from the exons ATGTCCATGACCACTGCAGATGTCAAAAGCTCTGAAAGGTTTGAAGAAGGAATGGTAGTGATACAGGAGGCGGTTGATAGAGCCATTGGGATTGCAGAAGGGACTGACAATGTCCAAGGGTTCTCATCCGAAGACTACATGCGATACTACAC AACTATTTATGAACTCAGTACCCCCAACCCTCTCGGTGAATATTCTCGGGAGTTGTATGACTATTATAAGAAGATATTTGAAGAGTACATAACCTCTAAG GTTTTGCCAGCTTTAAATGGAAAGAGAGACCAAGATTTGTTGCAAGAAATAGTGAGGAGATGGTCTATTCTCAAAACCATGACTTTATggctttttagatttttcaactATCTTGACAGATACTTTATTGCAAGGAGAAAACTTCCTTCACTTCAACAAACTAGCTACAACACTTTTTACAACCTG GTGTATGCTGAGACATTTGGCCCGGTAAAAGATGCTGTGATAGCCATG ATCAACCGGGAACGTGAGGGTGAGCAGATCGATCAGGCCTTGGTGAAAAGTATTTTGGCGATCAATGCAGAGAATGGAGTAGGTTCATTAAAACAGCATAAGCAAAACCTTGAAGAAGCAATCCTCAAGGACACTGCTGCATTTTACTCTCAAAAGGCTTCATATTGGATGCAAAAGAAATCTTATAATGAATATATGCTTGCG GTTAGCCAATGCTTGACACATGAGAAGGACACAGTTTCTCCTTACCTGCAGGCCGAAAACCAAAAGAAGTTACTGGAG GTTGTAGAACAAGAATTGCTCAATGCACATGCTAATGAactggaaagaaagaaacaagttgATGAATTTCCCTTGGCAGATCGTAAGCAAGTCA ACTTGCAGTGA
- the LOC18101828 gene encoding cullin-1 isoform X1, producing the protein MSMTTADVKSSERFEEGMVVIQEAVDRAIGIAEGTDNVQGFSSEDYMRYYTTIYELSTPNPLGEYSRELYDYYKKIFEEYITSKVLPALNGKRDQDLLQEIVRRWSILKTMTLWLFRFFNYLDRYFIARRKLPSLQQTSYNTFYNLVYAETFGPVKDAVIAMINREREGEQIDQALVKSILAINAENGVGSLKQHKQNLEEAILKDTAAFYSQKASYWMQKKSYNEYMLAVSQCLTHEKDTVSPYLQAENQKKLLEVVEQELLNAHANELERKKQVDEFPLADRKQTCSEAVLPSAQ; encoded by the exons ATGTCCATGACCACTGCAGATGTCAAAAGCTCTGAAAGGTTTGAAGAAGGAATGGTAGTGATACAGGAGGCGGTTGATAGAGCCATTGGGATTGCAGAAGGGACTGACAATGTCCAAGGGTTCTCATCCGAAGACTACATGCGATACTACAC AACTATTTATGAACTCAGTACCCCCAACCCTCTCGGTGAATATTCTCGGGAGTTGTATGACTATTATAAGAAGATATTTGAAGAGTACATAACCTCTAAG GTTTTGCCAGCTTTAAATGGAAAGAGAGACCAAGATTTGTTGCAAGAAATAGTGAGGAGATGGTCTATTCTCAAAACCATGACTTTATggctttttagatttttcaactATCTTGACAGATACTTTATTGCAAGGAGAAAACTTCCTTCACTTCAACAAACTAGCTACAACACTTTTTACAACCTG GTGTATGCTGAGACATTTGGCCCGGTAAAAGATGCTGTGATAGCCATG ATCAACCGGGAACGTGAGGGTGAGCAGATCGATCAGGCCTTGGTGAAAAGTATTTTGGCGATCAATGCAGAGAATGGAGTAGGTTCATTAAAACAGCATAAGCAAAACCTTGAAGAAGCAATCCTCAAGGACACTGCTGCATTTTACTCTCAAAAGGCTTCATATTGGATGCAAAAGAAATCTTATAATGAATATATGCTTGCG GTTAGCCAATGCTTGACACATGAGAAGGACACAGTTTCTCCTTACCTGCAGGCCGAAAACCAAAAGAAGTTACTGGAG GTTGTAGAACAAGAATTGCTCAATGCACATGCTAATGAactggaaagaaagaaacaagttgATGAATTTCCCTTGGCAGATCGTAAGCAA ACTTGCAGTGAAGCTGTTCTGCCATCTGCCCAGTAG